In the Chroococcidiopsis sp. SAG 2025 genome, one interval contains:
- a CDS encoding non-ribosomal peptide synthetase: MSDAIANIANLSPEQRDLLLQRLRQKRGNASSVKIQPQSRDTNTFPLSFAQQRLWFLDRLDPGNPLYNQAVALRIVGALNLPVLEQCFNEIVRRHEVLRTTFHQVDGQPVQVIAPSLILKLPVIDLEKLPAAEREVEVQRLATAEATRSFNLAEAPLLRFTILRLNQSEHILLSTIHHIISDGWSNGILIRELAALYTAFASGKPSPLPELSIQYADFAVWQRQWLQGEVLATQLAYWQQQLEGSAPILELPTDRPRPAIQTFKGAVQSFTLPLALTEALKDLSRREDVTLYVTLLAVFKTLLYRYTGQEDLLVGSPIANRNRSEIEGAIGFFANTLVMRTNMANTPSFRELLSRVRQVALGAYAHQDLPFEQLVEQLQPERSLSHTPLFQVMFALNVPMSALELPGLTLDLLETDSTTARFDLTLWMSQTDRGLTGSLEYNTDLFDRDTIARMLGHFQTLLAGVIENPDRSLGDLPLLTSAERQQILVEWNDSCTGGFPNPSLPTCLHHLFETQVEQTPDAIAVVFENEHLTYRELNQRANALAHYLQQLGVKPEVLVGICMERSLEMVVGLLGILKAGGAYVPLDPEYPSERLAFVLQDSQVAVLLTQEKQIAGLPNYQTHVICLDTEWEKISGEQKTNPLSDLRPENLAYVIYTSGSTGKPKGAMNTHRGICNRLLWMQQAYQLTSQDRVLQKTPFSFDVSVWEFFWTLIAGARLIIAKPGGHRDRDYLVDIIAQEQITTVHFVPSMLQVFLDRDLDRCDRLRRVFCSGEALSLGLQEKFFQHLDCELHNLYGPTEAAIDVTFWQCQKNSHLRTVPIGRPIANTQIYILDPRLQPVPIGVPGELYIGGVGVARGYLNRPELTQERFIPNPWEKSKVKSQKSKFLSPSAPSALFPNSPVRAGFEPRFIDVSRESFAKPAPTTPDSRLYKTGDLARYLPDGNIEFLGRIDHQVKIRGFRIELGEVEAVLSQHPEVKDTVVVAREDEPGDRRLVAYVVLHSQQAIASQLRGFLEKKLPQYAIPNHFVILEALPLLPNGKVNRQILPAPDPASAELKPDTAARTPVQQLLAAIWGDVLKLERVGIHDNFFQLGGHSLLATQVIARVRSAFEIELPLRYLFESPTIAKFSERVEIAMKLGRGREAPPIEPVSQQGYLPLSFGQQRLWLLSQLEPNNPFYNLPAAVRLTGLLDVAALEQSLDRIVQRHAALRTKFVTVDGQGFQVIDPVLNLSLPVVDLRSHPTREAQVQKLARQEANRPFNLDRDPLLRVMLLQVGDTEHVLLLTMHHIVSDAWSMGILVRELAALYQTFTTGESSPLPDLTIQYTDFAIWQRHLLQGEVLETQLNYWKQQLSGAPPLTQLPLDKPRSPVRTFRGAKQSFLLPKTLTAEIQNLCHREGVTLFMTLLAAFKTLLYSYTAQEDISVGSPIANRTQPEVEKLIGFFINTLVLRTDLSDDPSFRELLGRVRQRTLEAYTYQDVPFEKLLEELQPDRNSSYNPLFQVWFVLQNAPIPTPELSGLHLTPLEIDNQTTKYDLRLELEEGSAGLYGSFGYRVDLFEPNTITEMAERLEILLHQIVTQPDLKLSAIAQILANRDRERQIAKAKELEKASLQKFKKHQRHPMRGTQ; encoded by the coding sequence ATGAGTGATGCGATCGCCAATATTGCTAATCTATCTCCAGAGCAACGCGATTTACTATTGCAACGGCTGAGACAGAAACGCGGCAATGCCTCGTCTGTCAAAATTCAGCCCCAAAGTCGCGATACCAATACTTTTCCCTTATCCTTTGCTCAACAGCGGTTGTGGTTCCTGGATCGCCTCGATCCAGGCAATCCCTTATACAACCAAGCCGTTGCTCTGCGAATCGTAGGAGCGCTGAATTTACCAGTATTGGAGCAATGCTTTAACGAAATCGTGCGTCGCCATGAAGTTTTGCGTACGACTTTCCATCAGGTAGATGGGCAACCAGTCCAGGTCATTGCTCCCAGTTTAATTTTGAAACTACCAGTCATCGACCTAGAAAAACTCCCCGCCGCAGAACGAGAGGTTGAAGTGCAACGCCTTGCGACAGCAGAGGCAACGCGATCGTTTAACCTAGCAGAAGCTCCACTGTTACGATTTACCATCCTGCGGCTGAATCAGTCCGAGCATATACTACTATCTACAATCCATCACATTATCTCTGACGGTTGGTCTAACGGCATACTGATTCGCGAACTCGCCGCTCTTTACACGGCTTTCGCTAGCGGCAAACCCTCACCCTTACCAGAATTATCCATTCAATATGCAGACTTTGCTGTTTGGCAACGGCAATGGTTACAAGGAGAAGTTCTAGCAACCCAACTCGCTTACTGGCAACAGCAACTAGAGGGCAGCGCCCCGATTTTGGAATTGCCTACAGACCGTCCTCGACCTGCAATTCAGACTTTTAAAGGAGCAGTGCAATCTTTTACCTTGCCTCTAGCTTTAACTGAAGCATTGAAAGATTTGAGCAGGCGGGAAGATGTCACCCTATACGTGACATTGTTAGCGGTATTCAAAACCCTGCTTTATCGCTACACGGGGCAGGAAGATCTGCTCGTCGGTTCGCCCATTGCTAACCGCAATCGTAGCGAAATCGAAGGAGCGATCGGATTCTTTGCGAATACCTTGGTCATGCGTACCAATATGGCAAATACTCCCAGTTTTCGAGAACTTTTGAGCCGAGTGCGTCAAGTTGCTCTAGGAGCATATGCCCATCAAGACCTACCCTTCGAGCAGTTGGTAGAGCAATTGCAACCGGAGCGTTCCTTGAGCCATACGCCTTTATTTCAAGTGATGTTTGCGCTCAACGTGCCGATGTCAGCTTTGGAACTACCAGGTTTGACCCTAGACCTGTTGGAAACCGATAGTACTACGGCTAGGTTCGATTTGACTTTGTGGATGTCCCAAACCGATCGCGGGTTGACAGGCAGTCTAGAATACAATACCGATCTGTTCGATCGCGACACGATCGCCAGGATGTTAGGGCATTTCCAAACCTTGCTAGCAGGCGTTATTGAAAATCCCGATCGCAGCCTCGGAGATTTGCCACTCTTAACATCAGCAGAGCGACAGCAAATTCTGGTGGAATGGAACGACTCCTGTACGGGCGGGTTTCCAAACCCGTCCCTACCGACTTGCCTGCATCATTTATTTGAAACGCAAGTCGAGCAAACGCCCGATGCCATTGCTGTAGTCTTTGAAAACGAGCATCTAACCTACCGAGAGTTGAACCAGCGAGCAAATGCACTGGCTCACTATCTACAGCAACTTGGAGTCAAACCAGAAGTTCTGGTGGGAATTTGCATGGAGCGATCGCTAGAAATGGTAGTCGGACTCTTGGGAATTCTCAAAGCTGGAGGGGCTTACGTGCCTCTCGATCCAGAGTATCCCTCAGAACGATTAGCTTTTGTGCTGCAAGATTCCCAAGTCGCAGTGCTGTTGACTCAAGAAAAGCAGATCGCTGGGCTACCCAACTATCAAACGCACGTTATTTGTTTGGATACTGAGTGGGAAAAAATTTCTGGGGAGCAAAAAACGAATCCGCTCAGCGATCTCCGACCGGAAAACCTGGCATATGTCATTTATACTTCTGGTTCTACGGGAAAACCAAAAGGGGCGATGAATACCCATCGAGGAATTTGCAATCGCTTGCTGTGGATGCAACAGGCATACCAACTGACAAGTCAAGATAGGGTATTGCAAAAAACTCCTTTTAGCTTTGATGTCTCCGTTTGGGAATTTTTCTGGACTTTAATAGCTGGCGCACGTCTAATTATCGCCAAACCAGGGGGACATCGCGATCGCGATTACTTAGTTGACATCATTGCCCAAGAGCAGATTACCACCGTGCATTTTGTCCCCTCCATGCTGCAAGTATTTCTCGATCGCGATTTAGATCGATGCGATCGCTTGCGGAGAGTTTTCTGTAGCGGCGAAGCCCTCAGCCTTGGACTGCAAGAAAAATTCTTTCAACATCTAGACTGCGAATTGCATAATTTGTACGGTCCCACAGAAGCGGCGATCGACGTGACATTCTGGCAGTGCCAAAAAAATAGCCATTTAAGAACTGTACCTATCGGTCGTCCCATTGCCAACACGCAGATTTACATCCTCGATCCCCGTTTACAACCAGTACCCATCGGCGTACCTGGAGAGTTATACATCGGTGGTGTTGGCGTAGCCCGAGGCTACCTCAACCGCCCAGAATTAACCCAAGAGCGATTTATTCCTAATCCTTGGGAAAAGTCAAAAGTCAAAAGTCAAAAGTCAAAATTTCTTTCTCCCTCAGCTCCCTCAGCTCTCTTCCCCAACTCCCCTGTACGGGCGGGTTTTGAGCCAAGATTTATTGACGTAAGCCGTGAATCTTTTGCTAAACCCGCCCCTACGACTCCCGACTCTCGCCTCTACAAAACTGGCGATTTGGCTCGCTACCTCCCAGATGGAAACATTGAGTTTCTGGGGCGGATCGACCACCAAGTCAAGATTAGGGGTTTTCGGATCGAATTAGGAGAAGTTGAGGCAGTTCTCAGCCAACACCCAGAGGTAAAAGACACTGTGGTTGTGGCGCGGGAGGACGAACCAGGCGATCGCCGTTTGGTTGCTTATGTCGTGTTGCACTCGCAACAGGCGATCGCATCTCAACTGCGCGGCTTTTTAGAAAAGAAACTGCCCCAGTACGCGATCCCCAACCACTTTGTCATCCTAGAAGCACTACCGCTCTTACCCAATGGTAAGGTTAACAGGCAAATCCTACCCGCACCCGATCCGGCTAGCGCTGAGTTAAAGCCTGATACTGCTGCTCGTACCCCCGTCCAACAGCTCCTAGCTGCCATTTGGGGTGATGTCTTGAAGTTGGAACGAGTGGGTATTCACGACAACTTCTTTCAGTTAGGCGGACATTCCCTGCTAGCAACTCAAGTCATTGCGCGGGTGCGTTCTGCTTTTGAGATCGAGTTACCCTTGCGTTATTTGTTTGAATCGCCAACGATCGCTAAATTTTCCGAGCGCGTGGAAATAGCAATGAAGCTCGGACGAGGACGGGAAGCACCACCAATTGAGCCTGTTTCGCAGCAGGGATATTTACCCCTGTCCTTCGGGCAACAACGGCTATGGCTGCTCAGCCAACTGGAACCCAACAATCCGTTTTACAACCTGCCCGCAGCCGTACGCCTGACAGGTTTGCTCGATGTTGCGGCACTGGAACAAAGTTTAGATCGAATCGTACAGCGTCACGCCGCCTTGCGGACTAAATTTGTCACGGTTGACGGACAAGGATTTCAAGTTATCGATCCAGTTTTAAATTTATCTCTCCCAGTCGTAGATTTGCGATCGCATCCCACACGGGAAGCCCAAGTGCAAAAACTAGCTCGTCAGGAAGCCAATCGTCCCTTCAACTTAGATCGAGATCCGTTACTGCGAGTGATGCTATTGCAAGTAGGCGATACAGAACACGTATTACTACTAACAATGCATCATATTGTCTCCGATGCTTGGTCTATGGGCATACTCGTCCGAGAACTGGCGGCGCTCTATCAAACTTTTACCACTGGAGAATCCTCGCCCCTCCCCGACTTAACAATCCAATACACAGACTTTGCCATTTGGCAACGCCATTTGTTGCAGGGGGAAGTGCTGGAAACTCAATTAAACTACTGGAAGCAGCAACTTAGCGGCGCTCCTCCTTTAACACAACTACCTCTAGATAAACCGCGATCGCCAGTCCGCACTTTTAGGGGTGCAAAACAATCTTTTCTCCTACCCAAAACCTTGACCGCAGAAATCCAAAATCTCTGTCATCGGGAGGGAGTCACCTTATTCATGACTCTGCTAGCAGCATTCAAGACATTGCTGTATTCCTACACGGCACAGGAAGATATTTCAGTCGGATCGCCGATCGCCAATCGCACTCAGCCAGAAGTTGAAAAGCTAATTGGATTTTTCATTAACACTTTGGTACTGCGTACCGATTTGTCTGACGATCCCAGTTTCCGAGAGTTACTGGGTCGAGTGCGTCAGCGTACCTTAGAAGCCTATACTTACCAAGACGTGCCTTTCGAGAAACTGCTAGAAGAATTGCAGCCCGATCGCAACTCAAGTTACAATCCGCTGTTTCAAGTGTGGTTCGTCCTCCAAAATGCTCCCATACCAACCCCAGAGTTATCGGGACTGCATTTGACTCCATTAGAGATTGACAATCAGACGACTAAGTATGACTTGCGGCTGGAATTGGAAGAAGGTTCAGCAGGTTTATACGGTTCATTTGGCTACAGAGTCGATTTATTCGAGCCAAATACTATTACCGAAATGGCAGAGCGTTTAGAAATACTTTTACACCAGATTGTTACTCAACCCGATCTCAAGTTAAGCGCGATCGCCCAAATCTTAGCTAACCGCGATCGCGAACGACAGATCGCCAAAGCCAAGGAACTAGAAAAAGCGAGTTTGCAAAAATTCAAAAAGCATCAACGCCATCCAATGCGTGGCACGCAATAA
- a CDS encoding TauD/TfdA family dioxygenase: protein MKDIPKPSLKNLSNLRRKAISLSQAGAIAIDNLLPNRPLPLLIQPTSERLDLCAWAKHNREAIATYLLKHGGILFRNFQLNGAAEFEQFIQVTSGELLPYTYRSTPRSHVSGNIYTSTEYPASQSIPLHNEMSYSRHWCMKIYFYCFENAQQGGETPIADSRRVLDRIDSKIREKFQQKQVMYVRNYRKEFDLSWEDVFQTTNKSEVDNYCRNAGIEIEWLDKDRLKTKQICQAIATHPKTGELVWFNQAHLFHVSNLNPSVRVGLLAGFKEEELPRNAYYGDGSPIEDSVLEEIRTIYQQETIIFPWQTGDVLLLDNMLSCHGRMPFVGSRKVLVGMSEPFSSSI, encoded by the coding sequence ATGAAAGACATCCCCAAGCCTAGCCTAAAAAACTTAAGCAACCTGCGGCGAAAAGCGATTAGCCTATCCCAAGCAGGAGCGATCGCGATTGATAATTTACTGCCAAATCGCCCTCTACCTTTGCTAATTCAACCTACTAGCGAACGACTAGATTTGTGTGCCTGGGCAAAACACAATCGCGAGGCGATCGCCACATATTTACTGAAGCATGGAGGCATACTTTTTCGCAACTTTCAGTTAAATGGAGCAGCCGAATTCGAGCAGTTTATTCAAGTAACTTCTGGAGAATTATTGCCCTACACTTATCGTTCCACACCACGAAGTCATGTTAGCGGCAACATCTACACTTCAACTGAATATCCTGCCAGCCAATCTATCCCACTGCACAATGAAATGTCATACTCCCGTCATTGGTGCATGAAAATTTATTTTTATTGCTTTGAGAACGCTCAACAGGGAGGAGAAACCCCAATTGCTGACAGTCGCCGAGTTTTGGATCGAATCGATTCAAAAATTAGAGAAAAGTTTCAGCAAAAACAAGTCATGTACGTGCGAAATTATCGTAAAGAATTCGATCTTTCTTGGGAAGATGTATTTCAAACCACCAATAAATCTGAAGTAGACAATTACTGCCGCAATGCAGGCATTGAGATAGAATGGTTGGATAAAGATCGACTCAAAACAAAACAAATTTGTCAGGCGATCGCCACGCATCCGAAAACAGGCGAACTTGTTTGGTTTAATCAAGCACATTTATTTCACGTATCCAACTTAAATCCATCTGTTCGAGTCGGTCTTTTAGCTGGATTTAAAGAAGAAGAATTACCGCGTAATGCCTATTATGGTGACGGCTCTCCGATTGAAGATTCTGTGTTAGAGGAAATCAGAACAATTTATCAACAAGAAACAATTATTTTTCCCTGGCAAACAGGAGATGTATTGTTATTAGACAATATGTTGTCATGTCACGGACGAATGCCATTTGTCGGTTCCCGCAAAGTTTTAGTTGGGATGTCCGAACCATTTAGTAGCAGTATTTAA